CCGATGGGCCAGGTACCGGCCCGTGTCGTCTTGCGACAGGGGCTCCAGGCGGCAGTGGATGCCGATCCGTTGGGCCACCGCCCGGTAGGCGGGCCGGCGCAGCCGCCCCTCCAGCTCGGGCTGTCCCACGAGGATGAGGCCCAGCAGGTTCTCGGTGTCCGTCTGGAAGTTGGTGAGGAGGCGGATCTCCTCCAGAGCCTCCCGGCCGGGGAGGAGCTGTGCCTCGTCCAGGATCACCACCGGCCGGACGCCCCCTTCCCACAGCTCCTCGAGCCGGGCGTAGATGGCCTCCACGCAGGCCCTGCGGCTCCGGGGCGGGCGGTCCACCCCCAGTTCCGCGGCCACGGCCGCCAGGAGCTGGGCCGGGCTCAGGCGGGGATGCACGATCCATCCCAGGTGAAACCCCCGCCCGTCGAGCCGGTCGGCCAGGGCCCGAGTCAGCAGGGTCTTGCCGGTGCCCACGTCGCCCGTCAGCAGCCCCAGGTCGGTCTCCTCGGCGCAGTACACCAGCCGCTCCAGGGCCTCGGCGTGCACCTCGCCCGCGAACAGGTAGGCCGGGTCGGGCGTCCTGCGGAACGGCCGGTCGCTCAGACCGAAATGGGACTCGTACATGGCTTGCGGCTCAGCCCTCTCCCTGGAGCCTTCCCACCACCCCTCGGGGGTCCAGGACCAGGATGCCCCGGCCGTCTCCCAGGTCGGTGACCGCCTCGACCCCGGGGGTGCGGACCAGGGGATCGGCCAGGGGCCTCAGCACCACCTCCCTGAGCCCCAGCATCCGGCCGACCCCGATCCCCACGGGCCCCCGGGGACCGGGGGTGATCACGGCGCTGGGGAACGCCGGGGCCTCCGCCGCCGGCATCCCCAACGCCTCGGCCAGGTCCACGTGGGGGATCTCCCGGCCCCGGTAGCGCATCAGGGTCTCCCGCTCCACCCTCACCAGCTCCGGGGCCTCCAACACCTCGATCACGGCGGCCAGGGGGAACGCCAGGGTCTCCGCCCCCACCCGCACGAGGACCACGTCCCCGATGGTCAGGGTCACGGGAACCCGAAGCGTCCAGGTGGTCCCCCGGCCCGGGCGGGTCTCCAGGGCGAGGCTGCCCCCCAGGGCCGTGACCCCGTGCCACACCGCCTCCATGCCCACGCCCCGGCCGCCGAGCTCGTCGGCGCCCCGGTGGGTGGTGAACCCCGGCGCGCACAGGACCCGGATCAGTTGGTCGGCGGTCAGGGGTTTGCCGGCGGCCGCCAGGCCCATGGCCTCTGCCCGGGGCCGCACCGTCTCGGGGTCGATCCCCCGGCCGTCGTCGGCCACGGTGAGCACCACCTCCTCGCCCTCGCTCCGGCAGGCCACCCGAACGGTCCCCACCCGGGGCTTGCCCAGGCGCTCCCGCTCCGCCGGCGGCTCGATGCCGTGGTCCACGGCGTTGCGGATGAGGTGCACCAGGGGCTCGGCCAGCCGCTCCACCACGGCCTTGTCCACCTCGACCTCCCCCCCCTCCAGCAGGGCCCTCACCTCCTTGCGCTGCACCCGGGCCGCCTCCCGGGCGATGAGGGGGACCCGTTGCAGCAGCTCGGCCGCCGGCACCAGCCGGGCCGTGGTGACCGCGTCGCGCAGGTCGCGGGCGGTCCGGTCCAGGGCCCGGAGCCGTTCTTCCAGAAGGTTCCGGAGCCGGCGGGGGGGCAGGCCGGCGTCCACCTGGGCCAGGGCGCCCCACAGCCGGTTCTTGTCCACCACCAGCTCGCCCACCAACCGGAGCATGGCATCGAGCTTTTCGGCCGGCACCCGGATCGTGTCCCGGGCCGGGCCGGCCGGCGGCGCGGGGCGGCGCTCGGCCTTGGGCGGGGGCGGCTTTGGCTTCGCGGGAGGGCGCAGCACGCGGCCGGTCACATCGCCTTTCCACGGTGCCAGCACCTCTTCGAGGGGCCGGGCCGACATCACGGCCACCAGGAACCGAAGCCCCTTGCCCGCCTCGGCCAGCGGGACGGCGGCGAGGAGCTCCTTCGCCTCCTCCAGGGTGCTCCGTACGGCGTTGATCGAGACCCCGCGGGCCACCTTGTCCTTGTCGGGGGCGAGCTCGAGGAGGTAGAGGCCCTCACCGGCGGCCAGTCGCTTCAGGGCCTGGCGCTGTTCGTACCCCGAGAGCTTGCGGAGCACCGACTCGGGCAGGGGCAACGACTCCCCCGGGCCCGCGGCCGCCCCCGACGGGGTCCCCTCCTCCGCGGCCCGGACCCGCGCGAGCGCGTCCAGAAACCCCTCGGTCTCGGGCGCCTCCACCTCCCCGGACCGGAACCGGTCGACCAGGGACTCCAGGAGGGCCACCCCCTCGAACAGGCGGTCCAACAAGGCCCGGGACGGCGCCTGCTCGCGTGCGTGGAGGTCCTGGAGAACGGTCTCCAGGCCGTGGGCCACCCGCACGGCCGCGTGGGCCTCCACCATCGCCGAGAGCCCCTTGATCGTGTGCATGGCCCGGTACACCGTGTACAGGCTCGGCACGTCCAGGTCCCCCTCGGCCACGGAGTTCTCCACCGAAAGCAGGGCGGACTGGGCGGCCTGGAGCAGCTCGGCCACCTCCTCGAAGTACCCTGCCAAGGCCTGGGAGACGTCGGGCCCCGACACCTCAACCTCCGGCGGGAAGCAGGTCGCGGGCGGCCTGGAGAACCGCAGAGGGGTCGAACGGCTTCGTGATGTACCGGTCGACCCCCTGGGCCAGGAGCCGCTCGCGCAGCCCCGGCTCGGCCCGGGTGGTCACCATGACCACGGGGATCTTGGCCAGGGAAGGGTGGGTCTTCAGGAACGACACCACCTCCACCCCGTCCATGTCGGGCATGTTGATATCGAGGAACACCAGGTCGAAGGGCTCGATCGAGAGCCTTTCCACGGCCTCCAGCCCGGTGGAGGCCTCCGCGCAGTCGGGGGACAGGGGGGCGAGACAGGCGGCGAGGAGCTGGCGCATGGTGGGCGAGTCGTCCACGATCAGGATCCGCGCCATCGGCTCCTCCCCTGCTTTCGGTTTGGGATGCGACCCGGGTACTCTATGCGGTGGTCGGGGGGGTCGTCAACGCCTCATGCCGCGCCGTCCGGGTGCCGATGAGAGGGGCCGTGAGGTTCGTCAGTCCGCCCAACCCGTTCCTGGAGGATCTTTGCATGCGAACCGCGCTCCTGGCCGCCCTGGTCTCCCTGCCCCTTGCGGCCGCACCGGCCGCGGCCCGCGAGCTGCCCCGGCTGCTGGCCCCGGCCGAAACCGGGGTGGTCCGCACCCCCCAGGTGCTGCTGGTGTACACCGTGCCCGCCGGCGAGCAGACCTTCGTGCGCGCCGATGGCAGGCGCCTCGACCGCAAAGGGGTGTCGGTGCCTGGGGACCGGGAGGATCTGTTCCACCTCCAGCTCCCCCTCAAAGAGGGGCGCAACCGGTTCGAGATCGTGCGGGCCGTGGACGAGAAGGTCCGCCTCTCGTTCACCGTGACCTACGTGCCCCCCTATTCGCTTCGCACCCCGGTCGCGCCGGGCGACCGGCCCTACGCGTTCCACACCCGCGAGCGCGAGGCCGGGTGCTCGGGCTGCCACAACCTGCCCGAAACCTACGAGACCGTGCCGGACCGCCCCCTGGCCCCGGCGGGCAAGGTGTGCGGAGCGTGCCATCCCGGGATCGAGAAGGCCCCCAACCTCCACGGGCCCACCGCGGTGTACGCCTGCTTCATGTGCCACGACCCGCAGTACCGGTCGGCCCGGTTCACGATCGCGGCCTCCCAGCCGGCGGGGTGCGGCCGGTGCCACGAGGACTTCCTGGCCCGGATCCTGGGGGGCAAGAAGTTCGTGCACGGGCCGGTGGCCGCCGGGGGGTGCCTGGTGTGCCACGATCCCCACGGCGGCAAGACCACCGCGGTGCTGCGCGAGGCGCCCCCGAAGCTGTGTCTGTTGTGCCATGCGGACACCCTGCCCCTGCCGGTGGACAAGGGCCTGCACGGATCGGTGCCCTGCACCCAGTGCCACAACCCCCACGGCGGCGACACCCGGATCCTCACCGCCAAGGCCGGCAACGAGTTCTGCGCCGGGTGCCACCCGGACGTGGCCGAGGGGGGGCGCGGCCATCCCGTGGCGGGCCACCCGGTGGAGGCCGAGGTGGACCCCTCCCTCCCGGGCCGACCCCTGGGGTGCGTGAGCTGCCACGCCCCCCACGGGGTCTCGGACGTGAGCCGGGCCCGGATCCTGGAGAACGAACAGGCCCTGACCCGGTTCTGCCGGAAGTGCCACTACTGATACCAAGTTGCGTTCAAAGCCACTGGCCCCCTGAGCAGAGGGGCAAGGGACCTGCCGGAGAGCCGGGTGCGGCTCCTTAGCCCGCCGCGCAGCGCCTCCGGCGTTGGAGCCACGAAATGGCTTGCATTCTCCGGAGTTGGAATGAAACCAACTCTCCCGTCCCCTGCCTGCGCGGCGGATCTCAATACCCGGCTTCGCGCCCGGCCGGAGGCAGGTCCCTTGCCCCGCCTCCCCGAGGGCTCTCGGTTTGAACGCGACTCGGTATGAGGGCTTCTTTACCCCCGCAGGGCCCTCTGCTATAAGGGGCGGCCCGCACTCCAACCCGGGAGGGATCGATCTCCATGCTGCCCATCGTGCCCGATGCGTGGCCGTATGTCTGGAAGCTCTTGGCGCTGGCCGCGGTGACCGGCTTTCTCGGTTGGGAGACCCTGGCTTGGGCGTCCCTGGGGCTCACGGCGTTCGTGGTGTTCTTCTTCCGCGATCCGGAGCGGGAGGTCCCGATGGAGCCCGGCCTCGTGGTGTCACCGGCCGACGGCACGGTGCTCCGGGTGGACTCGGTGGAGGAGCCGTTCGTGGGCGGTCCGGCCGTGCGGGTC
This is a stretch of genomic DNA from Deferrisoma camini S3R1. It encodes these proteins:
- a CDS encoding cytochrome c3 family protein, producing the protein MRTALLAALVSLPLAAAPAAARELPRLLAPAETGVVRTPQVLLVYTVPAGEQTFVRADGRRLDRKGVSVPGDREDLFHLQLPLKEGRNRFEIVRAVDEKVRLSFTVTYVPPYSLRTPVAPGDRPYAFHTREREAGCSGCHNLPETYETVPDRPLAPAGKVCGACHPGIEKAPNLHGPTAVYACFMCHDPQYRSARFTIAASQPAGCGRCHEDFLARILGGKKFVHGPVAAGGCLVCHDPHGGKTTAVLREAPPKLCLLCHADTLPLPVDKGLHGSVPCTQCHNPHGGDTRILTAKAGNEFCAGCHPDVAEGGRGHPVAGHPVEAEVDPSLPGRPLGCVSCHAPHGVSDVSRARILENEQALTRFCRKCHY
- a CDS encoding chemotaxis protein CheA, yielding MSGPDVSQALAGYFEEVAELLQAAQSALLSVENSVAEGDLDVPSLYTVYRAMHTIKGLSAMVEAHAAVRVAHGLETVLQDLHAREQAPSRALLDRLFEGVALLESLVDRFRSGEVEAPETEGFLDALARVRAAEEGTPSGAAAGPGESLPLPESVLRKLSGYEQRQALKRLAAGEGLYLLELAPDKDKVARGVSINAVRSTLEEAKELLAAVPLAEAGKGLRFLVAVMSARPLEEVLAPWKGDVTGRVLRPPAKPKPPPPKAERRPAPPAGPARDTIRVPAEKLDAMLRLVGELVVDKNRLWGALAQVDAGLPPRRLRNLLEERLRALDRTARDLRDAVTTARLVPAAELLQRVPLIAREAARVQRKEVRALLEGGEVEVDKAVVERLAEPLVHLIRNAVDHGIEPPAERERLGKPRVGTVRVACRSEGEEVVLTVADDGRGIDPETVRPRAEAMGLAAAGKPLTADQLIRVLCAPGFTTHRGADELGGRGVGMEAVWHGVTALGGSLALETRPGRGTTWTLRVPVTLTIGDVVLVRVGAETLAFPLAAVIEVLEAPELVRVERETLMRYRGREIPHVDLAEALGMPAAEAPAFPSAVITPGPRGPVGIGVGRMLGLREVVLRPLADPLVRTPGVEAVTDLGDGRGILVLDPRGVVGRLQGEG
- a CDS encoding response regulator is translated as MARILIVDDSPTMRQLLAACLAPLSPDCAEASTGLEAVERLSIEPFDLVFLDINMPDMDGVEVVSFLKTHPSLAKIPVVMVTTRAEPGLRERLLAQGVDRYITKPFDPSAVLQAARDLLPAGG
- a CDS encoding ExeA family protein, which codes for MYESHFGLSDRPFRRTPDPAYLFAGEVHAEALERLVYCAEETDLGLLTGDVGTGKTLLTRALADRLDGRGFHLGWIVHPRLSPAQLLAAVAAELGVDRPPRSRRACVEAIYARLEELWEGGVRPVVILDEAQLLPGREALEEIRLLTNFQTDTENLLGLILVGQPELEGRLRRPAYRAVAQRIGIHCRLEPLSQDDTGRYLAHRLRVAGREEPLFTEEAVASVHRLSGGLPRRINAVAEAALIEAYGQGAEEITAPLVEAGAKSLLFG